From the Bacillota bacterium genome, one window contains:
- the mnmA gene encoding tRNA 2-thiouridine(34) synthase MnmA, with protein MQDQNEVGLIAVAMSGGVDSSVAAALLLRGGRSVVGVTMTVCDSPAGRNAVESAGAMAQRLGIQHHVVDLRADFEATVVRDFVDSYVLGVTPNPCVLCNPRIKFGLLLERSLALGATHMATGHYVKKVRYARTGRYTLARGMDRKKDQTYVLYRLSQDQLALSIFPLGGYTKEEVRRVARDLGLGVAERPESQEACFTPSGDYRAFIAARAKDATSPGTIVDLDGNVVGTHAGTAMYTIGQRKGLGSIGARRAYVVDIIPESHVVVVGPEQALYSRTLHAGNLNFLPFPTLESSIRVSARIRYKSPAAPAQVSPEGPDMVRVVFDQPQRAITPGQSVVFYDGDLLLGGGIIQKVNVRRQGA; from the coding sequence ATGCAGGATCAAAACGAAGTCGGCCTCATAGCAGTGGCGATGAGCGGGGGTGTGGACTCGTCTGTCGCCGCCGCTCTGCTCCTCAGGGGAGGTAGGTCCGTAGTGGGAGTCACCATGACTGTATGTGACTCCCCTGCGGGCCGGAACGCCGTAGAATCTGCCGGCGCAATGGCGCAGCGTCTTGGCATCCAGCATCACGTGGTTGACTTGAGGGCGGATTTCGAGGCGACGGTTGTCCGGGACTTCGTCGACTCCTATGTCTTGGGAGTCACCCCCAACCCATGTGTGTTGTGCAACCCGCGGATCAAGTTCGGACTCCTCCTTGAGCGGTCCTTGGCATTGGGTGCAACCCACATGGCCACCGGCCATTATGTGAAGAAAGTCCGGTACGCCAGGACCGGCCGCTACACGCTGGCCCGGGGAATGGATCGCAAGAAGGACCAGACTTACGTGCTCTACCGGCTCAGCCAGGATCAGCTCGCGCTGTCCATTTTCCCTTTGGGCGGCTACACCAAGGAAGAAGTCCGGAGGGTAGCGAGAGATCTGGGTCTCGGCGTAGCCGAACGCCCGGAGAGCCAGGAGGCCTGCTTCACACCTTCCGGGGATTACCGGGCCTTTATCGCTGCCCGGGCGAAGGACGCCACCTCTCCTGGGACAATCGTAGACCTCGACGGGAACGTCGTCGGGACCCACGCCGGGACAGCCATGTACACCATCGGCCAGCGAAAAGGCCTCGGCTCCATTGGGGCGAGGCGTGCCTATGTTGTGGACATCATCCCTGAGTCGCATGTGGTAGTGGTAGGGCCTGAGCAGGCCCTTTACAGCCGCACGCTCCACGCCGGCAACCTGAATTTCCTCCCTTTCCCCACGCTCGAATCGAGCATCCGTGTTTCGGCGCGCATCAGGTACAAATCCCCCGCAGCCCCTGCCCAGGTGTCGCCAGAAGGCCCTGACATGGTGCGGGTTGTGTTTGACCAGCCACAACGGGCCATCACTCCCGGGCAGTCGGTGGTCTTCTATGACGGCGACCTCTTGCTCGGAGGGGGTATCATCCAAAAGGTTAATGTCAGAAGGCAGGGGGCATAA
- the nifU gene encoding Fe-S cluster assembly scaffold protein NifU — protein sequence MYTDKVMDHFTNPRNVGDIPDADGVGQVGNPVCGDIMRIAIKVKDGSIEDIKFKTFGCGAAIATSSMVTEMVKGKTLSEALEISNRAVAEALGGLPPNKMHCSNLAADALHLAIKDYLEKGGAPDLGIDSRSITVEDHEGHEDAS from the coding sequence ATGTACACCGACAAGGTTATGGACCATTTCACTAACCCCAGGAACGTAGGAGACATCCCCGACGCGGACGGGGTTGGGCAGGTTGGGAACCCCGTGTGCGGGGACATAATGAGGATCGCCATCAAAGTCAAAGATGGTTCGATTGAGGATATCAAGTTCAAGACGTTTGGGTGTGGGGCGGCGATCGCCACTTCGAGTATGGTCACGGAGATGGTGAAAGGCAAGACTCTCTCGGAAGCGCTAGAGATTTCCAACCGGGCCGTGGCTGAGGCACTTGGAGGGCTTCCTCCGAACAAAATGCACTGTTCGAATCTTGCGGCGGATGCCCTTCACCTCGCAATCAAAGACTATCTGGAAAAGGGCGGTGCGCCGGACCTAGGGATCGATTCCCGCTCCATCACTGTCGAGGACCATGAGGGTCATGAGGATGCCAGCTAG